The Collimonas sp. PA-H2 genome contains a region encoding:
- the rpsI gene encoding 30S ribosomal protein S9: MIGNYNYGTGRRKSAVARVFIKSGSGQIIVNGKPANEYFSRETGLMVIRQPLELTNHVETFDIKVNVSGGGESGQAGAVRHGITRALIDYDATLKSELSKAGFVTRDAREVERKKVGLRKARRAKQFSKR, from the coding sequence ATGATCGGTAACTACAATTACGGAACCGGCCGTCGCAAGAGTGCAGTGGCTCGCGTTTTCATCAAGTCCGGCTCGGGCCAGATCATCGTCAACGGCAAGCCAGCGAATGAGTATTTTTCGCGCGAAACCGGCCTGATGGTGATTCGTCAACCACTGGAACTGACTAACCATGTCGAAACTTTCGACATCAAGGTCAACGTCAGCGGTGGCGGCGAGTCCGGCCAGGCTGGTGCGGTTCGCCACGGTATCACTCGTGCACTGATCGACTACGATGCAACTCTGAAATCGGAGCTGTCCAAAGCCGGCTTCGTTACACGTGATGCACGTGAAGTTGAACGTAAAAAAGTTGGTCTGCGCAAGGCACGTCGCGCAAAACAATTCTCCAAGCGCTAA
- the rplM gene encoding 50S ribosomal protein L13, which produces MKTFSAKGHEVQRDWFVIDATDKVLGRVASEVALRLRGKHKPEFTPHVDTGDFIVVINAGKLRVTGAKATDKTYFRHSGYPGGIYETNFQKMQQRFPGRALEKAVKGMLPKGPLGYAMIKKLKVYADGTHPHTAQQPKALEL; this is translated from the coding sequence ATGAAAACTTTTTCCGCTAAGGGCCATGAAGTCCAGCGTGATTGGTTCGTGATTGACGCGACGGACAAAGTCCTCGGACGTGTTGCCAGCGAAGTGGCACTCCGACTGCGCGGCAAACACAAACCGGAATTTACTCCTCACGTTGATACCGGCGATTTCATCGTCGTCATCAATGCAGGCAAACTGCGCGTCACTGGCGCCAAGGCAACCGACAAGACGTATTTCCGTCACTCCGGTTACCCAGGCGGCATCTACGAAACAAATTTCCAGAAAATGCAACAGCGTTTTCCAGGTCGTGCGCTGGAAAAAGCGGTCAAGGGCATGCTGCCTAAGGGTCCGCTTGGCTACGCCATGATCAAGAAGCTCAAAGTGTACGCAGATGGCACCCATCCGCACACCGCGCAGCAACCTAAAGCACTTGAACTCTAA
- a CDS encoding OsmC family protein: protein MECTVRWTGLSGMTFLAETGSGHVLTMDGAPDGGGRDLAPRPMEVVLAGTGGCTAYDVVLILRKSHQDVRGCDVTLKSERAEKEPKVFTKIHFHFTVRGRNLKPNLVERAIKLSHEKYCSASIMLEKTAEITHSFEIIDDLAETPAGA from the coding sequence ATGGAATGCACAGTACGCTGGACCGGCTTGTCCGGCATGACTTTTTTAGCTGAAACCGGCTCCGGCCACGTCTTGACGATGGACGGCGCGCCCGATGGCGGCGGCCGCGACCTGGCGCCGCGGCCGATGGAAGTGGTGCTGGCCGGCACCGGCGGCTGCACCGCCTACGATGTGGTGCTGATCTTGCGTAAAAGCCATCAGGATGTGCGCGGCTGCGATGTCACGCTGAAATCCGAGCGGGCCGAGAAAGAACCCAAGGTCTTCACCAAGATCCATTTCCACTTCACCGTACGCGGCCGCAACCTGAAGCCCAACCTGGTGGAGCGCGCGATCAAGCTGTCCCACGAGAAATACTGCTCGGCTTCGATCATGCTGGAAAAGACCGCCGAAATAACCCATTCCTTCGAAATCATCGACGATCTGGCGGAAACCCCGGCCGGCGCGTAA
- the coq7 gene encoding 2-polyprenyl-3-methyl-6-methoxy-1,4-benzoquinone monooxygenase produces MLFIDKAITDFDNALRVITGQASASRPSPALPAPDGVLDAAEQRHSAGLMRINHVGEVCAQALYDAQGRFAQGAPIKQQFAEAGREEEDHLAWTAERLRQLGSHVSLLNPLWYAGSYALGTLAARLGDTRSLSFVSETERQVEKHLNSHLEKLPLQDAKSRAIVEQMRDDEIAHGEAARALGGVAMPLPAQKAMQAMSKVMTTVAYYI; encoded by the coding sequence ATGCTATTCATAGACAAAGCCATCACAGACTTCGACAACGCCCTGCGCGTCATCACCGGGCAAGCTTCGGCTTCGCGCCCGAGTCCGGCTTTGCCGGCGCCGGACGGGGTGCTGGACGCGGCCGAGCAGCGCCATAGCGCCGGCCTGATGCGCATCAACCATGTCGGTGAAGTCTGCGCCCAGGCGCTGTACGACGCCCAGGGGCGCTTCGCCCAAGGCGCGCCGATCAAGCAGCAGTTTGCCGAGGCGGGCAGGGAAGAGGAAGACCATCTGGCCTGGACTGCGGAACGCTTGCGTCAGCTGGGTTCGCACGTCAGCCTGCTGAATCCCTTGTGGTACGCCGGTTCCTACGCGCTGGGAACGCTGGCGGCGCGGCTGGGCGATACGCGTAGCCTGAGCTTTGTTTCGGAAACCGAGCGCCAGGTGGAAAAGCATCTCAACAGCCATCTGGAAAAATTGCCGCTGCAAGACGCCAAATCGCGCGCCATCGTCGAACAGATGCGCGATGATGAAATCGCCCATGGCGAGGCGGCGCGCGCGCTGGGAGGGGTGGCAATGCCTTTGCCGGCGCAGAAGGCGATGCAGGCGATGTCGAAAGTGATGACGACAGTCGCCTACTACATTTGA
- a CDS encoding DUF3025 domain-containing protein, which yields MPSSDTPPLSDPAASFLAAIDWSQPWLQPLQQLGRRLSEAADWRQALNAVAQERNIRNYLGLPLNFVAQGELPAATAYEAFIGSSGKVPTRDNLHDFLNALIWLSFPAIKARLNALQAAELAKAGTLSGSSKPRGAARDAATIFDENAAVLLVRDHSAGQTLIAALRNHQWSEAFVAQRQLFGADAEVWLFGHALLEKLVRPYKAITAHTLVVSAPEFYFALGEDARRAWIDDHIAADLAQQGSLVGRLTPLPVLGVPGWCASQDVDFYADTTVFRPKRAT from the coding sequence ATGCCTAGCTCCGACACTCCTCCGCTCTCCGACCCCGCAGCATCGTTTCTCGCCGCGATAGACTGGTCGCAACCCTGGCTGCAACCATTGCAGCAGCTTGGCCGGCGCCTGAGCGAGGCAGCCGACTGGCGCCAGGCCTTGAACGCGGTCGCGCAGGAGCGCAATATCCGCAACTACCTGGGTTTGCCGCTCAATTTTGTGGCGCAGGGCGAACTGCCTGCCGCCACGGCCTACGAAGCCTTCATCGGCAGCAGCGGTAAAGTGCCGACCCGCGACAATCTCCACGATTTCCTGAATGCGCTGATCTGGCTGTCCTTCCCGGCCATCAAGGCGCGCCTGAACGCGCTGCAGGCGGCCGAACTGGCCAAGGCCGGCACGCTGTCAGGCAGCAGCAAGCCGCGTGGCGCCGCGCGCGACGCCGCCACCATTTTCGATGAAAACGCAGCCGTGCTGCTGGTGCGCGACCATAGCGCGGGACAGACGCTGATTGCCGCTTTGCGCAACCATCAATGGAGTGAAGCCTTTGTCGCGCAACGGCAGTTGTTCGGCGCGGATGCCGAGGTCTGGCTGTTCGGCCATGCCTTGCTGGAAAAGCTGGTGCGTCCTTACAAGGCGATTACCGCCCATACCCTGGTGGTGAGCGCGCCTGAATTCTATTTTGCGCTCGGCGAGGATGCCAGGCGCGCCTGGATCGATGACCACATCGCCGCCGACCTGGCGCAGCAGGGCTCGCTGGTCGGGCGCCTGACGCCGCTGCCGGTGCTGGGCGTGCCGGGCTGGTGTGCGAGCCAGGACGTCGATTTCTATGCGGATACGACCGTGTTCCGTCCGAAGCGCGCCACATAG
- the cobA gene encoding uroporphyrinogen-III C-methyltransferase has product MQAGKVILVGAGPGDPDLLTLKAVKAIAQADVLLVDDLVNPAILQHAREGARVIHVGKRGGCQSTSQEFIQRLMALEARGGQCVVRLKGGDPYLFGRGGEERAYLRQAGVAVEVVPGITSGMAAAASIGIAPTHRDYSQGVIFVTGHGKNEAAQPNWPALVASGLTLVIYMGVARCRELQRQLLDAGMAAAMPVAVVQSATLPAQAQLLTSLDRLPQALQDSGLGSPSIIVIGEVVRCADAFVDIVLDQMQQALA; this is encoded by the coding sequence ATGCAGGCAGGCAAAGTGATATTGGTAGGGGCGGGGCCGGGCGATCCGGATCTGCTGACGCTGAAGGCAGTCAAGGCGATTGCCCAGGCTGACGTGCTGCTGGTGGACGATCTGGTCAACCCGGCGATCCTGCAGCATGCGCGTGAAGGCGCGCGCGTCATCCATGTCGGCAAGCGCGGCGGCTGCCAGTCGACTTCGCAAGAATTCATCCAGCGCTTGATGGCGCTGGAAGCGCGCGGCGGCCAATGCGTGGTGCGCCTGAAAGGCGGCGATCCCTATCTGTTCGGCCGCGGCGGCGAGGAGCGCGCCTATTTGCGCCAGGCTGGCGTGGCGGTAGAGGTGGTGCCGGGCATTACCAGCGGCATGGCGGCGGCCGCCAGCATCGGCATCGCACCGACCCATCGCGACTATAGCCAGGGCGTGATTTTCGTGACCGGGCACGGCAAGAACGAGGCGGCGCAGCCGAACTGGCCGGCGCTGGTGGCGTCCGGGCTGACTCTGGTGATCTACATGGGGGTAGCGCGCTGTCGCGAGTTGCAGCGGCAGCTGCTGGACGCCGGCATGGCTGCGGCTATGCCGGTGGCGGTGGTGCAGTCGGCGACGCTGCCGGCGCAAGCGCAGCTGCTGACCAGCCTCGACCGCTTGCCGCAAGCCTTGCAGGACAGCGGCCTTGGCAGCCCCAGCATCATCGTCATTGGCGAAGTCGTGCGCTGTGCCGATGCCTTTGTCGATATCGTGCTGGACCAGATGCAGCAGGCGCTGGCTTGA
- a CDS encoding ABC transporter ATP-binding protein, whose product MEQRDAKFIDIHQVEMVFSTRKGQFHALRDISLTVRKGEFVTLIGHSGCGKSTLLNLIAGLLMPSEGVLICASREIGGPSPERAVVFQNHSLLPWLTCFENIYLGVERVFSATENKSAMKERTKAALALVGLSAAGQKRPHEISGGMKQRVGIARALAMEPKVLLMDEPFGALDALTRAHLQDELLKIVAKTGSTVVMVTHDVDEAVLLSDRIVMMTNGPAATIGEIVQVRLARPRERLALAQDPLYSEYRTSVLEFLYRKQAVAHVA is encoded by the coding sequence ATGGAACAGCGCGACGCCAAATTCATCGACATCCACCAGGTTGAAATGGTGTTCAGCACCCGCAAAGGCCAGTTCCACGCACTGCGCGATATCAGCCTGACGGTGCGCAAGGGCGAGTTCGTGACCTTGATTGGCCATTCCGGCTGCGGCAAGTCAACCTTGCTGAATCTGATCGCCGGCTTGCTGATGCCCAGCGAGGGCGTGCTGATTTGCGCCAGCCGCGAAATCGGCGGACCGTCGCCGGAGCGAGCGGTGGTGTTCCAGAATCATTCGCTGCTGCCCTGGCTCACCTGCTTCGAGAATATCTATCTCGGCGTCGAGCGGGTGTTTTCAGCAACGGAAAACAAGAGCGCCATGAAGGAGCGCACCAAGGCGGCGCTGGCGCTGGTGGGCTTGAGCGCGGCAGGGCAAAAGCGGCCGCATGAAATTTCCGGCGGCATGAAGCAGCGCGTCGGCATCGCGCGGGCGCTGGCGATGGAGCCCAAGGTCTTGCTGATGGACGAACCTTTTGGCGCGCTGGATGCGCTGACGCGCGCGCACTTGCAGGACGAGTTGCTGAAGATCGTCGCCAAGACCGGATCGACGGTGGTGATGGTGACCCATGATGTCGACGAAGCGGTGCTGCTGTCGGACCGCATCGTGATGATGACCAACGGTCCGGCCGCCACCATCGGCGAGATCGTCCAGGTCAGGCTGGCGCGGCCACGCGAGCGGCTGGCGCTGGCGCAGGACCCGCTGTATTCCGAGTACCGCACTTCGGTGCTGGAATTTTTGTATCGCAAGCAGGCGGTCGCCCATGTGGCCTGA
- the ntrB gene encoding nitrate ABC transporter permease produces MPLWLQQIVAPLLGLAFLVLVWQIIAMHNSQFPTPLLTLQEALKLFADPFYRTSPNDQGIGWNILASLQRVGIGFGLAALAGIPLGFMIGRFKFLSSMFGPIISLLKPVSPLAWLPIGLLVFKSANPAAIWAIFICSIWPMVINTAVGVQRVPQDYMNVARVLNLSEWKIITKILFPSVLPYMLTGVRLAIGTAWLVIVAAEMLTGGVGIGFWVWDEWNNLNVPHIIIAIVVIGVVGLLLEQLLVTLAKAFTYEQVAG; encoded by the coding sequence ATGCCGCTGTGGCTGCAGCAGATTGTGGCGCCGCTGCTGGGGTTGGCCTTCCTGGTGCTGGTCTGGCAGATCATCGCCATGCACAACAGCCAGTTCCCGACGCCGCTGCTGACCTTGCAGGAAGCGCTCAAGCTGTTCGCCGATCCGTTCTACCGCACCAGCCCCAACGACCAGGGCATAGGCTGGAATATCCTGGCCTCGCTGCAAAGAGTCGGCATCGGTTTCGGACTGGCGGCGCTGGCCGGCATCCCGCTGGGTTTCATGATCGGCCGCTTCAAATTCCTGTCCAGCATGTTCGGCCCCATCATCAGCTTGCTGAAACCGGTATCGCCGCTGGCTTGGCTGCCGATCGGCCTGCTGGTGTTCAAGTCGGCCAATCCGGCGGCGATCTGGGCTATCTTCATTTGCTCGATCTGGCCGATGGTGATCAACACCGCGGTCGGGGTGCAAAGAGTGCCGCAGGATTACATGAATGTGGCGCGCGTGCTGAACCTGTCGGAATGGAAAATCATCACCAAGATCCTGTTTCCATCGGTGCTGCCTTACATGCTGACCGGCGTGCGGTTAGCGATAGGCACCGCCTGGCTGGTGATTGTCGCGGCGGAAATGCTGACTGGCGGCGTCGGCATCGGCTTCTGGGTCTGGGACGAGTGGAACAACCTCAACGTGCCGCACATCATTATCGCGATCGTGGTGATCGGCGTGGTCGGCCTGCTGCTGGAGCAGTTGCTGGTGACGCTGGCGAAAGCGTTCACCTACGAACAAGTAGCCGGTTAA